In Opitutaceae bacterium TAV5, one genomic interval encodes:
- a CDS encoding amidase encodes MCSRFHYTPRRALLSLAMLAVALAPGAGFAAAAETPPAFHVEEATIADIQQAILAKKLTTTELVHLYLARIKAYNGPGVEMPDGPLAPVKPVQHAKGVNALITLNLRPATRQALGFDDHKARSLTDTADDDPRMPDALETAAALDAAFAKTGQLAGPLHGVVIAVKDQYDTFDLRTTSGADAFYANDRPPDDATFVARLRAAGAIILAKTNMGEYAAGIRSAFGGTTVNAYDTSRVPGGSSGGAGVATAMSFVTVSIGEESGPSIRAPSTYSNAVGISPTQELVSRDGLINNGLNTRTGPIARTVEDAARVLSVIAGYDPKDEMTAFAVGRTPDAPYETFTHEKSLQGLRIGVVREYMDKKVFAEPIYHPSIDRVNEAIEDLRKLGATLVEGGPDGLFTDTIRRYGPKVNNATWTKLHPELFPVDADGKPVGDHLSTLVALSLDPSKVPGSLTMRDFVDATADATGESRYGFTWYLQERGDANIRTMEDLIGKANFFTDTAEADKRITLGNTNKPRVYETAYRLQRRFAVQQIVLACMAEQKLDAIVYPTSNLSPRVIGMPRDPNAYGIGNYGLWNFIPAQGFPAITVPAGFTTEVYDRVPDPDAPAPAGGGDAPVKIIGPVKAELPVGVDFLGRPFSEPLLLKIAAAYESATKHRRPPPDFGPVP; translated from the coding sequence ATGTGTTCACGTTTCCACTACACTCCACGCCGCGCTCTCCTGAGCCTGGCCATGCTCGCCGTCGCTCTCGCGCCCGGCGCCGGTTTCGCCGCGGCCGCGGAGACCCCGCCCGCCTTTCATGTCGAGGAGGCGACCATCGCCGACATCCAGCAAGCCATCCTCGCCAAAAAACTCACGACTACCGAACTCGTGCACCTCTACCTCGCCCGCATCAAGGCGTACAACGGCCCCGGCGTGGAAATGCCCGATGGACCGCTCGCGCCTGTCAAACCCGTGCAGCACGCCAAGGGCGTGAATGCCCTGATCACGCTGAACCTGCGCCCCGCCACCCGCCAGGCCCTCGGTTTCGACGATCACAAGGCACGCAGCCTCACCGACACCGCCGATGACGATCCGCGCATGCCCGACGCCCTCGAAACCGCCGCCGCCCTCGACGCCGCCTTCGCGAAGACCGGCCAGCTCGCCGGCCCGCTGCACGGCGTCGTCATCGCCGTGAAGGACCAGTACGACACCTTCGACCTGCGCACCACCTCCGGCGCCGACGCCTTTTACGCCAACGACCGTCCGCCCGACGACGCCACCTTCGTCGCCCGCCTGCGGGCCGCCGGCGCGATCATCCTCGCGAAGACCAACATGGGCGAATACGCCGCCGGCATCCGCAGCGCCTTCGGCGGCACCACCGTGAATGCCTACGACACCTCCCGCGTGCCCGGCGGCTCGAGCGGCGGCGCTGGCGTGGCCACCGCGATGAGCTTCGTCACCGTTTCCATCGGCGAGGAATCGGGCCCCTCGATCCGCGCCCCGTCCACCTACTCCAACGCCGTCGGCATTTCCCCCACCCAGGAACTCGTCAGCCGCGACGGCTTGATCAACAATGGCCTCAACACCCGCACCGGCCCCATCGCCCGCACCGTCGAGGACGCCGCCCGCGTCCTCAGCGTCATCGCCGGCTACGATCCCAAGGACGAAATGACCGCCTTCGCCGTCGGCCGCACGCCCGACGCGCCCTACGAAACCTTCACGCACGAAAAAAGCCTGCAGGGCCTGCGCATCGGCGTCGTGCGCGAATACATGGACAAAAAGGTTTTCGCCGAGCCGATCTACCACCCGAGCATCGACCGCGTGAACGAGGCCATCGAGGACCTGCGCAAGCTCGGCGCCACCCTTGTCGAAGGCGGCCCCGACGGGCTGTTCACCGACACCATCCGGCGCTACGGTCCCAAGGTGAACAACGCCACCTGGACGAAGCTCCACCCCGAACTGTTCCCCGTCGATGCCGACGGCAAGCCGGTCGGGGATCATCTCTCCACGCTGGTGGCCCTTTCCCTCGACCCGTCCAAAGTCCCCGGCTCCCTCACCATGCGGGACTTTGTCGACGCCACCGCCGATGCCACGGGTGAAAGCCGCTACGGCTTCACCTGGTACCTGCAGGAACGCGGCGACGCCAACATCCGCACGATGGAAGACCTGATCGGCAAGGCCAACTTCTTCACCGACACCGCCGAGGCCGACAAGCGTATCACGCTGGGGAATACCAACAAGCCCCGCGTGTACGAGACCGCGTACCGACTCCAGCGCCGGTTCGCCGTCCAGCAAATCGTGCTCGCCTGCATGGCCGAACAAAAACTCGACGCCATCGTCTATCCCACGAGCAACCTCTCTCCCCGCGTCATCGGCATGCCCCGCGATCCCAACGCGTACGGCATCGGCAACTACGGCCTGTGGAACTTTATTCCCGCGCAGGGCTTCCCGGCCATCACCGTGCCGGCGGGTTTCACCACCGAGGTTTACGATCGCGTGCCTGATCCCGACGCGCCGGCTCCGGCCGGGGGCGGCGACGCCCCGGTAAAAATCATCGGCCCGGTCAAGGCGGAGCTGCCGGTCGGCGTCGATTTTCTCGGCCGGCCGTTCAGCGAACCTCTCCTCCTGAAAATCGCCGCGGCCTACGAAAGCGCGACGAAACACCGTCGCCCGCCGCCTGATTTCGGACCGGTTCCCTGA
- a CDS encoding amidase, with protein sequence MNRFRFLPLCATTLWLLVIASPVRALSLEEATVADIRAAYLSGELTAHQVVAGYLARIEAYDKRGPYLNSIINVNPHALDEADRLDAAFAASGQLSGSLHGIPVIVKDCIDVAGMPMTAGFQGWKNYYPPADAPLIARIKAAGGIILAKSSLSEFTKGGADNINSVLGGFARNPYNTAYATAGSSGGTGASIAANFGVLGIGTDTGGSIRNPSSANALAGIRTTVGLVPRAGMTPNSSLRDTVGPMTRTVTDLALLLDVMAGPDAGDPASLNAAGHIPETWTAFLRKDGLKGARIGVLREAFAARPAHPGIRDAFEKAIDELKAAGAEVIDPFTVPDFAALPPSHQTAAQFLEDMTRFLATRPDIPYPSVKDIADSRLVHPLHQAFWEEAAASLPADEDPATLECRKVEQRYRDAFIRAMEAAGLDAFVMPVTTQLPVINGDRNTQKVDNPRPGAGGAGGSLTSIASTLRWPAISVPAGFAEGIPFGLQIVGREWSEAKLIQYAYAYEQATRHRRPPPTVPPLGP encoded by the coding sequence ATGAACCGGTTTCGCTTCCTGCCGCTCTGTGCCACGACGTTGTGGCTTCTGGTCATTGCCTCGCCTGTTCGCGCGCTTTCGCTCGAGGAGGCGACCGTCGCGGATATCCGCGCCGCCTACCTTTCGGGCGAACTCACCGCGCACCAGGTCGTCGCCGGCTACCTCGCGCGGATCGAGGCCTACGACAAGCGCGGTCCTTACCTGAACTCGATCATCAACGTGAACCCGCACGCGCTCGACGAGGCCGACCGGCTCGACGCCGCGTTTGCGGCCAGCGGCCAGCTTTCGGGCTCCCTCCACGGCATTCCGGTGATCGTGAAGGATTGCATCGACGTGGCCGGCATGCCGATGACGGCGGGCTTCCAGGGCTGGAAAAATTATTACCCGCCGGCCGACGCGCCGCTCATCGCGCGGATCAAGGCCGCCGGCGGCATCATCCTCGCGAAGTCCTCGCTCTCGGAATTCACCAAGGGCGGGGCCGACAACATCAACTCCGTGCTCGGCGGTTTCGCGCGCAACCCCTACAACACTGCTTACGCCACGGCCGGATCCTCCGGCGGCACCGGCGCCTCCATCGCCGCGAACTTCGGCGTGCTCGGCATCGGCACCGATACCGGCGGCTCGATCCGCAACCCGTCCTCGGCCAACGCGCTCGCCGGCATCCGCACGACCGTGGGCCTCGTGCCGCGCGCGGGCATGACCCCCAACAGCAGCCTTCGCGACACGGTCGGCCCGATGACACGCACCGTCACCGATCTGGCGCTTTTGCTCGATGTGATGGCCGGCCCCGATGCGGGCGACCCGGCCAGCCTGAACGCCGCGGGCCACATCCCGGAAACCTGGACGGCCTTTCTCCGGAAAGACGGCCTCAAGGGCGCGCGCATCGGGGTGCTGCGCGAGGCGTTCGCCGCCCGGCCCGCCCATCCCGGCATCCGGGACGCCTTCGAAAAGGCCATCGACGAGCTCAAGGCGGCCGGGGCCGAAGTCATCGATCCTTTCACCGTGCCGGATTTCGCGGCGCTGCCGCCCTCCCACCAGACGGCCGCGCAGTTTCTGGAGGACATGACGCGCTTCCTCGCGACCCGGCCGGATATCCCGTATCCATCTGTCAAGGACATCGCGGACAGCCGTCTGGTGCATCCGCTGCACCAGGCGTTCTGGGAAGAGGCGGCCGCCTCGCTGCCCGCCGACGAGGACCCGGCCACCCTCGAGTGCAGGAAGGTCGAGCAGCGTTACCGCGACGCGTTCATCCGCGCGATGGAGGCCGCCGGTCTCGACGCTTTTGTCATGCCGGTCACCACACAGCTCCCGGTCATCAACGGAGACCGCAACACGCAGAAGGTGGACAACCCGCGCCCCGGCGCGGGCGGGGCCGGCGGCAGCCTGACCAGCATCGCCAGCACGCTGCGGTGGCCGGCGATTTCCGTGCCGGCGGGCTTTGCCGAAGGGATTCCTTTCGGCCTGCAGATCGTCGGCCGCGAGTGGAGCGAGGCGAAACTCATCCAGTATGCCTATGCTTACGAGCAGGCGACCCGGCACCGCCGCCCCCCGCCGACCGTGCCCCCGCTCGGCCCCTGA
- a CDS encoding amidase (catalyzes the hydrolysis of a monocarboxylic acid amid to form a monocarboxylate and ammonia) has protein sequence MKSTLRFLLALLALAAPAGARAAEIALADATIAELNAAFSQGTLTAEKLTEIYLARIAAYDKQGPAINAVITLNPRALEEARARDAERREGKVRGPLHGIPIVLKDNYDTFDLPTTAGSQLLEGSIPPDDAFVVKKLRDAGVVILAKVNLGEFASGGGSVSGATDPAVIKAGTVPNGFSSMGLQTLNPHDLARGPAGSSGGTGVSIAAAFAQFGLGTDTAASVRGPSSANGIVGLKTTHGLLSRDGVVPLALTFDTVGPMARSVYDVAVALGAMTGVDPADDSTRKGIGQAETDYTQFLRTGSLKGARIGIARDFTGQDPEVDRIVEEAIVTLEKRGAVIVDPVRFPDFALQSRQGIFNVVRTAEFKAQIADYLKTLGPGYPKTLDDLAARANDPGSGYRSPEKAYALNYSATTALDLDDPVYLAARNQGVALIKATVEAVFDRHQLDAILYPTSPRPASLIVPVERSGPREAGSAGAGSALNLANLSGFPDLVIPAGLTGNGLPVTISFLGRAFSEARLLGYGYDFEQATRARVLPKHTPALPGDVITY, from the coding sequence ATGAAATCCACACTCCGGTTTCTCCTCGCCCTCCTTGCTCTGGCAGCGCCGGCCGGCGCGCGCGCCGCGGAAATCGCCCTCGCCGACGCCACCATCGCGGAGCTCAACGCCGCCTTTTCGCAAGGCACGCTTACCGCCGAAAAACTCACTGAAATCTATCTCGCCCGCATCGCGGCCTACGACAAGCAGGGACCGGCCATCAACGCCGTCATCACCCTCAACCCGAGGGCGCTCGAGGAGGCCCGGGCGCGTGACGCCGAACGGCGGGAGGGCAAGGTGCGTGGACCGCTTCACGGCATCCCGATCGTCCTGAAAGACAATTACGACACCTTCGATCTGCCCACCACCGCCGGCTCCCAGTTGCTCGAAGGCTCGATCCCGCCGGATGACGCCTTTGTGGTGAAAAAGCTGCGCGACGCCGGCGTTGTCATCCTCGCCAAGGTCAACCTCGGCGAGTTCGCGTCGGGCGGCGGCAGCGTCAGCGGCGCGACCGATCCCGCGGTCATCAAGGCCGGCACGGTCCCCAACGGTTTCAGTTCGATGGGACTCCAGACCCTCAATCCGCACGATCTCGCCCGCGGCCCCGCCGGCTCCAGCGGCGGCACGGGCGTCTCCATCGCCGCCGCCTTCGCCCAGTTCGGGCTGGGCACGGACACGGCCGCATCGGTGCGCGGACCGTCCTCGGCCAACGGGATCGTCGGACTGAAAACGACCCACGGCCTCCTCAGCCGCGACGGCGTCGTGCCGCTGGCCCTCACGTTCGACACCGTCGGTCCGATGGCGCGCAGCGTCTACGACGTAGCCGTCGCCCTCGGGGCCATGACCGGCGTGGACCCCGCCGACGACTCCACCCGGAAAGGCATCGGCCAGGCCGAAACCGACTACACGCAGTTTCTCCGGACCGGTTCGCTCAAAGGCGCGCGCATCGGCATCGCCCGCGATTTCACGGGGCAAGATCCCGAGGTCGATCGCATCGTCGAAGAGGCGATCGTCACGCTTGAGAAACGGGGCGCGGTTATTGTCGACCCGGTCAGGTTTCCCGATTTTGCGCTGCAATCCCGGCAGGGCATTTTCAACGTGGTGCGCACCGCCGAGTTCAAGGCGCAAATCGCCGATTATCTCAAAACCCTGGGGCCCGGATATCCGAAGACACTGGATGACCTCGCGGCCAGGGCCAATGATCCGGGAAGCGGTTACCGCAGCCCCGAAAAAGCCTACGCCCTGAACTACTCGGCGACCACGGCTCTCGACCTGGACGATCCGGTCTACCTCGCGGCCAGGAACCAGGGAGTGGCGCTCATCAAGGCCACGGTCGAAGCCGTCTTCGATCGCCATCAGCTCGACGCCATCCTTTATCCGACCTCTCCCCGCCCCGCCAGCCTGATTGTGCCCGTGGAGCGGAGCGGACCGCGCGAAGCCGGCAGCGCCGGCGCAGGCTCCGCCCTGAACCTGGCCAACCTGAGCGGCTTCCCCGATCTGGTCATCCCCGCCGGCCTGACCGGCAACGGATTGCCCGTGACAATCTCGTTTCTCGGCCGCGCTTTCAGCGAAGCCAGGCTTCTGGGCTACGGTTACGACTTCGAACAGGCCACCCGCGCGCGGGTCTTGCCGAAACACACGCCCGCGCTTCCGGGTGACGTCATCACGTACTGA
- a CDS encoding ABC transporter ATP-binding protein: MQSRTSTSTILDVRGLRKAWRTPEGELKSVVSVEAFSIVTGAQIGLKGESGSGKTTFLNLIAGIVKPDAGSIRLNDTELTTLSEARRDSLRATTLGCVYQSFNLLQGYTCLENVMLAMAFGAGRDRAFALSLLDRVGLSHRLGYYPRQLSVGQQQRVAVARALANRPRLVLADEPTGNLDAAHAAETLALLRETCAEQGAALLLVSHDRDILARFAHTEEFKFLNRPFGPAAL, encoded by the coding sequence ATGCAATCCCGAACCTCCACCAGCACGATTCTCGATGTGCGCGGCTTGCGCAAGGCCTGGCGCACGCCGGAAGGCGAACTCAAGTCGGTTGTTTCCGTCGAGGCGTTTTCGATCGTGACCGGCGCGCAGATCGGCCTGAAGGGCGAGAGCGGCAGCGGCAAGACGACCTTTCTCAACCTCATCGCCGGCATCGTCAAACCCGACGCCGGTTCGATCCGGCTCAACGACACGGAACTCACCACGCTCAGCGAAGCCCGGCGCGACAGCCTGCGCGCGACCACGCTGGGCTGCGTCTACCAGAGCTTCAACCTGCTCCAGGGCTACACCTGCCTGGAAAACGTGATGCTGGCCATGGCCTTCGGCGCGGGGCGGGATCGCGCGTTTGCGCTCTCCTTGCTCGACCGCGTGGGCCTTTCGCACCGGCTCGGTTATTACCCGCGGCAGCTTTCGGTGGGGCAGCAGCAGCGGGTGGCGGTGGCGCGCGCGCTGGCCAACCGGCCCCGGCTCGTGCTTGCGGACGAGCCCACCGGCAACCTCGACGCGGCGCACGCCGCCGAGACCCTCGCCTTGCTGCGCGAGACCTGTGCCGAACAGGGCGCTGCGCTTTTGCTGGTCAGCCATGATCGCGACATTCTCGCCCGCTTCGCCCACACCGAAGAATTCAAGTTTCTCAACCGGCCGTTCGGGCCCGCCGCACTGTGA
- a CDS encoding acetamidase has product MSISANRLSSLCFRLAWIAPGLAAALSGRALEVPSDHFVPLTPENAIIGHFSKTKAPVLTIRSGEVVRFDGGGGTGWGREATEADADAWLKANGIDATVESCPPIREMMRVLKETPRAPGIPGGHFITGPVYIEDAEPGDSLEVRVLKVTPRIPWGTNGARPGGGGLPDLVPRPFEKVYKIDLKRNAAIYDDKVEFPLRAFNGVMATCPPDSELPDRKSGPPGVFGGNLDWKDMGEGATLYLPVFQKGALFYTGDCHASQGDGEVAGNAIGTANTAIYQFILHKGKMLKGPRAETPTHYILFGLDPDLDQAMRNALTEALDFLKETRGYDFVQAYTMASAGAVDLHVTQVVDGILGVHARIPKRIFVQEPDSYWYRPRHGSSAF; this is encoded by the coding sequence ATGAGCATTTCTGCAAACCGGCTTTCCTCTCTCTGTTTTCGCCTGGCCTGGATCGCTCCGGGCCTGGCGGCTGCCCTTTCCGGGCGGGCGCTGGAGGTGCCCTCGGATCACTTCGTCCCGCTGACGCCCGAAAATGCCATCATCGGACATTTTTCGAAAACGAAGGCGCCGGTGCTGACGATCAGGTCGGGCGAGGTGGTGCGTTTCGACGGCGGCGGAGGCACGGGCTGGGGGCGCGAAGCCACCGAGGCCGACGCCGACGCGTGGCTCAAGGCGAACGGCATCGACGCGACCGTGGAGTCGTGCCCGCCGATTCGCGAAATGATGCGCGTGCTGAAAGAGACGCCGCGTGCGCCCGGCATCCCCGGCGGCCACTTCATCACCGGCCCGGTTTATATCGAGGACGCCGAGCCCGGCGACTCCCTGGAGGTTCGCGTGCTCAAGGTGACGCCGCGCATTCCGTGGGGGACGAACGGTGCCCGGCCGGGCGGCGGCGGCCTGCCGGACCTCGTGCCCCGGCCGTTCGAGAAGGTTTACAAGATCGATCTGAAGCGCAACGCGGCCATCTACGACGACAAGGTGGAGTTTCCCCTGCGCGCCTTCAACGGCGTGATGGCCACCTGCCCGCCCGATTCGGAACTGCCCGATCGCAAGTCCGGTCCGCCCGGCGTGTTTGGCGGCAATCTCGACTGGAAGGACATGGGCGAGGGAGCGACGCTTTACCTGCCGGTTTTCCAGAAAGGCGCGTTGTTCTACACCGGCGATTGCCACGCCTCCCAGGGCGACGGCGAAGTCGCGGGCAACGCCATCGGCACGGCGAACACGGCCATCTACCAGTTCATCCTGCACAAGGGGAAAATGCTGAAGGGTCCGCGCGCCGAGACGCCGACGCACTACATCCTGTTCGGTCTCGATCCGGACCTCGACCAGGCCATGCGCAACGCCCTGACCGAAGCGCTCGATTTCCTGAAGGAGACGCGCGGCTACGATTTTGTGCAGGCCTACACCATGGCCAGTGCCGGCGCGGTGGATCTGCATGTGACGCAGGTGGTCGACGGCATCCTCGGCGTGCATGCGCGGATACCGAAGCGCATTTTTGTCCAGGAGCCCGACTCCTACTGGTACCGTCCACGCCATGGTTCGTCCGCCTTCTGA
- a CDS encoding acetamidase codes for MNRTLRSIAFPDRFIVKTCIRLGLAVLMPRVTVAEIPCDHYLPLTPQNVLLWHYTSTKKPVLTVKSGETVRIDGGGGVRWDWTRGEDGNAWLRQNGIPLTIETSPTLQETLRVLTESERPPDRPSGRHILTGPVYVEDAEPGDSLEIRILDVTPRIPYGATSGRPGGGTLPDLVPRPFTKVTMLDLKRNVGIFDAKVEVPLGPFMGVMATCPPDSEGPFRNSSPPGVFGGNLDCKELVAGSTLYLPVFHKGALFYTGDSHAGQGDGEVTGNAIETANTCTLQFILHKGKKLTAPRAETPTHYITFGLDPDLDKALRMALVETIGFLGEKEGYDFIHAYALASIAVDFRVTQSVDRTLGVHGMIPRKLFVQDTNTYWYRP; via the coding sequence ATGAACCGGACACTACGCAGCATCGCCTTTCCTGATCGCTTCATCGTGAAGACCTGCATCCGGCTTGGCCTCGCCGTGCTCATGCCCCGCGTGACGGTGGCGGAGATTCCTTGTGACCATTACCTGCCGCTGACGCCGCAGAATGTACTGCTCTGGCATTACACCTCGACGAAAAAGCCGGTGCTGACCGTCAAGTCCGGCGAAACGGTGCGCATCGATGGCGGCGGCGGCGTGCGCTGGGACTGGACGCGGGGCGAGGATGGCAACGCCTGGCTTCGCCAGAACGGGATTCCCCTGACCATCGAGACCAGCCCCACCTTGCAGGAGACCTTGCGGGTATTGACCGAATCGGAGCGTCCGCCGGACCGTCCCAGCGGACGCCACATCCTCACGGGCCCCGTTTACGTCGAAGACGCCGAGCCCGGCGACTCGCTGGAGATTCGCATTCTCGACGTGACGCCGCGCATTCCATACGGCGCGACCAGCGGCCGGCCGGGAGGCGGCACCTTGCCGGACCTGGTGCCGCGGCCCTTCACCAAGGTCACGATGCTCGATCTGAAGCGCAACGTGGGCATTTTCGATGCGAAGGTGGAGGTTCCGCTCGGGCCGTTCATGGGCGTCATGGCGACCTGTCCGCCGGATTCCGAAGGGCCTTTTCGCAATTCGAGTCCTCCGGGCGTGTTTGGCGGCAATCTCGACTGCAAGGAGCTGGTCGCGGGCAGCACGCTTTATTTGCCCGTCTTTCACAAGGGAGCGCTGTTCTACACCGGCGATTCCCACGCGGGGCAGGGCGATGGCGAAGTGACCGGCAACGCGATCGAGACCGCCAACACCTGCACGCTGCAATTTATCCTGCACAAGGGGAAAAAGCTCACCGCCCCCCGCGCCGAGACGCCGACCCACTACATCACGTTCGGCCTCGATCCGGATCTGGACAAGGCGCTGCGCATGGCGCTCGTCGAGACGATCGGCTTTCTCGGGGAAAAGGAAGGTTACGACTTCATCCACGCGTATGCGCTGGCGAGCATCGCGGTCGATTTCCGCGTCACCCAGAGCGTGGACCGCACTCTCGGCGTCCACGGCATGATCCCCAGAAAACTCTTCGTCCAGGATACGAACACCTACTGGTATCGCCCGTGA
- a CDS encoding acetamidase — protein sequence MIPFSSVGPRFCGAASPRVPVILALLWIGRVAAVEVPYDYYVPFTPENAILGHYSVTKKPVVTVDSGATVRIDVGGGARWGDGDPDTWLKENNIPLTVATSPALAESIRVLAETPNRLPPPPGSPPGARGGGHMINGPVYINGAEEGDMLEVRILSVTPRIPYGTVSARPGSGGLPDLVPRPFTKVVHLDLKRNAGIFDDTVEVPLGPFMGVMGTCPPDSEGPDRRSGPPGLFGGNLDCKELVEGSTLYLPVFQKGALFYTGDSHAAQGDGEITVNAIETANTCTLQFILHKGKKLNAPRAETPTHYITFGLDPDLGKAMRMAMIETLDFLKEKQGYDFFHAYTLASIAVDFRVTQVVDQTLGIHGMIPKKLFIKDPDPYWYRAR from the coding sequence ATGATTCCATTCTCATCTGTCGGGCCCCGCTTTTGCGGGGCGGCCTCTCCTCGCGTGCCGGTCATCCTCGCCCTTCTCTGGATCGGGCGGGTTGCCGCCGTCGAGGTTCCTTACGATTACTACGTGCCGTTTACGCCGGAAAACGCGATTCTCGGCCACTATTCCGTGACCAAGAAGCCCGTGGTCACGGTGGACTCGGGCGCGACCGTGCGCATCGATGTCGGCGGCGGCGCCCGCTGGGGTGATGGAGATCCGGATACCTGGCTCAAGGAGAACAACATCCCGCTGACGGTGGCAACCAGCCCCGCGCTGGCCGAATCGATTCGCGTGCTGGCCGAGACGCCCAACCGGCTGCCGCCGCCTCCCGGCAGCCCTCCGGGCGCGCGTGGCGGCGGGCACATGATCAACGGCCCCGTCTACATCAACGGCGCGGAGGAGGGCGACATGCTGGAAGTGCGCATCCTCAGTGTCACCCCGCGCATTCCCTACGGAACCGTGAGCGCCCGTCCGGGCAGCGGCGGTCTGCCCGATCTGGTGCCCCGGCCCTTCACCAAGGTCGTGCATCTGGACCTGAAGCGGAACGCCGGCATTTTTGATGACACGGTGGAGGTGCCGCTCGGGCCGTTCATGGGCGTCATGGGCACCTGCCCGCCGGATTCCGAAGGGCCCGACCGCCGCTCGGGTCCCCCGGGCCTGTTCGGCGGCAACCTCGACTGCAAGGAGCTGGTCGAGGGCAGCACGCTGTACCTGCCCGTTTTTCAGAAAGGCGCGCTCTTCTACACCGGCGATTCGCATGCTGCGCAGGGGGACGGTGAAATCACGGTCAACGCGATCGAGACCGCCAACACCTGCACGCTCCAGTTCATCCTGCACAAGGGCAAGAAGCTGAACGCCCCCCGCGCCGAGACGCCGACCCACTACATCACGTTCGGCCTCGATCCGGATCTGGGCAAGGCCATGCGCATGGCCATGATCGAGACTCTCGACTTCCTGAAAGAGAAGCAGGGTTACGACTTCTTTCACGCCTACACGCTGGCGAGCATCGCGGTCGATTTTCGCGTCACCCAGGTCGTCGACCAGACGCTCGGCATCCACGGCATGATCCCGAAGAAACTCTTCATCAAGGATCCCGACCCTTACTGGTATCGGGCCCGATGA
- a CDS encoding acetamidase has translation MKFSSSCCLHPTSVRGALGPAALLLCTLIAQPTGHAKEIPYDYHVPCTPENAIFGYFSATKKPVLTIKSGAVVKIDGGGGNKWSDAEDPDVWLKENGIPITVATNPVLTEIVTAIKESPNRLPPPPGSPPGTRTGGHFLIGPIYIEDAEPGDSLEVRILDVTPRLPYGANGARPGGGGLPDLVPRPYGKAYMIDVKRNAAVFNENIEIPLAPFNGVNGTCPPDSEGPDRRSGPPGLFAGNLDSKDLVTGSTLYIPIFQKGALFYTGDCHAAQGDGEVAGDAIGTANTVTYQFILHKGKTLKAPRAENATHYITYGLDPDLDKAMRMALLEALDFLKEKEDLDFLPAYSLASVAIDFRVTQIVDKTLGVHGMIPKKMFIKDNASSYWYRPPHL, from the coding sequence ATGAAATTCTCATCGTCCTGCTGCCTGCATCCAACCAGCGTCCGGGGGGCCCTGGGGCCTGCTGCCCTGCTGCTCTGCACCCTCATCGCACAACCGACCGGTCATGCGAAAGAAATCCCCTATGACTACCACGTTCCCTGCACACCGGAGAACGCCATCTTCGGGTATTTCTCGGCCACCAAAAAACCGGTGCTGACGATCAAATCCGGCGCCGTGGTCAAAATCGACGGAGGCGGCGGAAACAAGTGGAGCGACGCCGAGGACCCCGATGTCTGGCTGAAGGAGAACGGCATCCCCATCACCGTCGCGACAAATCCCGTCCTCACCGAGATCGTCACCGCCATCAAGGAGTCGCCCAACCGCCTGCCGCCGCCCCCGGGCAGCCCTCCGGGCACGCGCACCGGCGGACATTTTCTCATCGGCCCCATCTATATCGAGGATGCCGAGCCGGGTGATTCGCTGGAGGTGCGCATTCTCGATGTGACTCCGCGCCTGCCTTATGGTGCGAACGGCGCCCGCCCCGGAGGAGGCGGCCTGCCGGACCTCGTCCCGCGCCCGTACGGGAAAGCCTACATGATCGATGTGAAGAGAAACGCGGCCGTCTTCAACGAGAACATCGAGATCCCGCTGGCACCTTTCAACGGTGTCAACGGGACGTGCCCGCCCGATTCGGAGGGGCCGGACCGGCGCTCCGGTCCTCCCGGACTTTTTGCCGGCAATCTCGACAGCAAGGACCTGGTCACCGGCAGCACGCTCTACATACCGATCTTCCAGAAAGGCGCTCTTTTTTATACGGGTGACTGCCATGCCGCCCAGGGCGACGGAGAGGTCGCCGGAGATGCGATCGGTACCGCCAATACGGTGACCTACCAGTTCATTCTGCACAAGGGGAAGACGCTGAAGGCGCCTCGCGCGGAGAACGCGACTCACTACATCACTTACGGTCTGGATCCCGATCTGGACAAGGCCATGCGCATGGCCCTGCTGGAAGCCCTCGATTTTCTCAAGGAAAAGGAAGATCTGGATTTCCTTCCGGCCTATTCACTGGCCAGCGTGGCGATCGATTTCCGCGTGACCCAGATCGTGGACAAGACGCTGGGCGTGCATGGCATGATTCCCAAGAAGATGTTCATAAAGGACAACGCTTCGAGCTACTGGTACCGCCCGCCGCATCTTTGA